The following proteins come from a genomic window of Pyxidicoccus sp. MSG2:
- a CDS encoding DUF1634 domain-containing protein, which yields MSEGPESQRGEQVVAPALEVESEPIPLVPELLISDLLRYGVLASLTLVTLGTLVTFLRHPDYLVSSEALQRLTAPHPVPHGLSDVVAGAMAARGQSFVMSGLLVMMAVPVMRVALSLLIFRQQRDTRYVAITTTVLALLVLSFILGAAEG from the coding sequence ATGAGCGAGGGGCCGGAGTCGCAGCGTGGGGAGCAGGTCGTCGCCCCCGCGCTGGAGGTGGAGTCCGAGCCAATACCGCTCGTCCCGGAGCTGCTCATCAGTGATTTGCTGCGCTACGGCGTGCTGGCCAGCCTGACGCTGGTGACGCTGGGCACGCTGGTGACCTTCCTGCGCCACCCGGACTACCTCGTCTCGTCGGAGGCCCTGCAGCGCCTCACCGCGCCGCACCCGGTGCCGCACGGCCTGTCGGACGTGGTGGCCGGGGCCATGGCCGCGCGCGGGCAGTCCTTCGTCATGTCCGGACTGCTGGTGATGATGGCGGTGCCGGTGATGCGCGTGGCGCTGTCGCTGCTCATCTTCCGGCAGCAGCGGGACACGCGCTACGTGGCCATCACCACCACGGTGCTGGCCCTGCTCGTGCTGTCCTTCATCCTGGGCGCGGCGGAGGGCTGA
- the pstC gene encoding phosphate ABC transporter permease subunit PstC → MDRQVVMQQGLTETLAVPRLSAAARRRQLREKVIAGFVTLVAFTGIAALVLIIVFVAKEALALFLEPEARHEASLSKMFLPQVVRQGKPPAFVWQPVSNIPKVSMIPLFIGTLKTTVVSMLVAVPVGVFGALYAAEFAPRRLRELLKPVIELLAGIPSVVLGFFALMVMATVLQEAFGLHTRLNALVAGIGLALAIVPVIFTVAEDSLTAVPRSYREASLALGATPWETAWKVVLPAAAPGILAACVLGFGRAIGETMIILMASGNAAIVSASLGDSVRSLSATIAAEMGEVVVGSPHYSLLFFIGVQLFLFTFVLNMLASTWTKKVIKRLTGSAS, encoded by the coding sequence ATGGATAGACAGGTGGTCATGCAGCAGGGCCTCACGGAAACCTTGGCAGTGCCGCGGCTGTCCGCGGCCGCGCGGCGCCGACAGCTCCGGGAGAAGGTCATCGCGGGCTTCGTCACGCTGGTGGCCTTCACCGGCATCGCCGCCCTCGTGCTCATCATCGTCTTCGTGGCCAAGGAGGCGCTCGCGCTCTTCCTGGAGCCCGAGGCCCGCCACGAGGCCAGCCTCTCCAAGATGTTCCTGCCGCAGGTGGTGCGGCAGGGGAAGCCGCCCGCCTTCGTCTGGCAGCCGGTCTCCAATATCCCCAAGGTCAGCATGATTCCGCTGTTCATCGGGACGCTGAAGACCACCGTCGTCTCCATGCTGGTGGCCGTCCCCGTGGGCGTCTTCGGCGCGCTCTACGCCGCCGAGTTTGCCCCCCGCCGCCTGCGCGAGCTGCTCAAGCCCGTCATCGAATTGCTGGCGGGAATTCCCTCCGTGGTGCTGGGCTTCTTCGCGCTGATGGTGATGGCCACCGTGCTGCAGGAGGCGTTCGGCCTGCACACCCGGCTCAACGCGCTGGTGGCCGGCATCGGCCTGGCGCTGGCCATCGTCCCCGTCATCTTCACCGTGGCCGAGGACTCGCTCACCGCGGTGCCGCGCAGCTACCGAGAGGCTTCCCTGGCGCTGGGAGCCACCCCGTGGGAGACGGCGTGGAAGGTGGTGCTCCCCGCGGCGGCTCCCGGAATCCTCGCCGCGTGCGTGCTGGGCTTCGGGCGCGCCATCGGCGAGACGATGATCATCCTCATGGCGTCCGGTAACGCGGCCATCGTCTCCGCCAGCCTGGGCGACTCGGTGCGCTCGCTGTCGGCCACCATCGCCGCGGAGATGGGCGAGGTGGTGGTGGGCAGCCCCCACTACTCCCTCCTCTTCTTCATCGGCGTGCAGTTGTTCCTCTTCACCTTCGTCCTCAACATGCTCGCGTCCACCTGGACGAAGAAGGTCATCAAGCGCCTGACGGGGAGTGCCTCGTGA
- a CDS encoding sensor histidine kinase, translated as MDPQLPPPPPVPSLTPTPGELAHEQRRGGRSALLGLGLVGLLALTSPVIGYVEDVRRAREELLTRLSSMARVQADALSVHLGVLEAELARVSGHPALFPEDGTSPAEEALLDSAFYHSSLFSEGVALLGPDGKRLWSDPPGMSLGDSPVTQRPWFRRMVERHAPEIDLLEREGGPLVVAVPMMGSGRLRGVLMGEVRAGALPTRTTAGTTQLLMDERGRFLLPSPRGASPPEASERLRALAEVPGPLNLSGNPLVGAAAWVGRSGLLLVVLEEETATADLRARLLRQLAFHVALLVSTLVVLILLFRRSYRSLLAAEDRLRRQETMAALGTAAALIAHEVKNALNGIQAALSVLRHTAAGSELPVRALRSQVERLGHLARSLLSFGSPRAALRRSCELRLLAQDALQAVSMLPESEVVELRTSLEEGLMVQGDAALLVSAIDNLVRNAVEAGAVARDTGLRTEPWVSVSLTREGEEGVLVVEDNAGGVDPGLEPRLWEPFATGRAKGIGLGLPMARSSVEAHGGSLTYLRRPQGSRFTLRLPLERTP; from the coding sequence ATGGACCCTCAGCTCCCACCCCCGCCACCGGTTCCCTCGCTCACCCCCACGCCCGGGGAGCTGGCGCATGAGCAGCGGCGGGGCGGCCGCTCCGCGCTGCTCGGCCTGGGCCTGGTGGGACTCCTCGCGCTGACGAGCCCCGTCATCGGCTACGTCGAGGACGTGCGCCGCGCGCGCGAGGAGCTGCTCACCCGTCTGTCGAGCATGGCCCGGGTGCAGGCGGATGCGCTGAGCGTCCACCTGGGCGTGCTGGAGGCGGAGCTGGCCCGCGTTTCGGGGCACCCCGCGCTCTTCCCGGAGGACGGCACCTCGCCGGCGGAGGAGGCGCTGCTCGACAGCGCCTTCTACCACTCGTCCCTCTTCTCGGAGGGCGTGGCGCTGCTCGGGCCCGACGGCAAGCGGCTGTGGAGCGACCCTCCCGGCATGTCGCTGGGGGACTCGCCGGTGACGCAGCGCCCCTGGTTCCGGCGGATGGTGGAGCGGCACGCGCCGGAGATTGACCTGCTCGAGCGCGAGGGCGGGCCGCTCGTCGTGGCCGTTCCCATGATGGGCAGCGGCAGGCTGCGCGGGGTGCTCATGGGCGAGGTGCGGGCCGGGGCGCTGCCCACACGGACCACCGCGGGGACGACGCAGTTGCTGATGGACGAGCGCGGGCGGTTCCTGCTGCCATCCCCCCGGGGCGCGAGCCCGCCGGAGGCGTCGGAGCGGCTGCGGGCGCTCGCGGAGGTACCCGGGCCGCTGAACCTCTCCGGCAACCCGCTGGTGGGCGCGGCGGCCTGGGTGGGGCGGAGCGGGCTGTTGCTGGTGGTGCTGGAGGAGGAGACCGCCACGGCGGACCTGCGCGCGCGGCTGCTCCGGCAGTTGGCCTTCCACGTCGCGCTGCTCGTCAGCACGCTGGTGGTGCTCATCCTCCTCTTCCGTCGCTCCTACCGCTCCCTGCTCGCGGCCGAGGACCGGCTGCGGCGGCAGGAGACGATGGCGGCCCTGGGCACGGCCGCGGCGCTCATCGCGCACGAGGTGAAGAACGCCCTCAATGGCATCCAGGCCGCGCTCTCCGTGCTGCGGCACACCGCCGCGGGCAGCGAGCTGCCCGTCCGGGCACTGCGCTCGCAGGTCGAGCGCCTGGGCCACCTGGCGCGCTCACTGCTGTCCTTCGGCTCGCCCCGGGCCGCGCTGCGCCGCAGCTGCGAGCTGAGGCTGCTGGCGCAGGACGCCCTGCAGGCGGTGAGCATGCTGCCCGAGTCCGAGGTGGTGGAGCTTCGGACGTCGCTGGAGGAGGGGCTGATGGTGCAGGGGGATGCGGCGCTGCTGGTGAGCGCCATCGACAACCTGGTGCGCAACGCGGTGGAGGCGGGCGCGGTGGCCCGGGACACGGGGCTGCGGACCGAGCCGTGGGTGTCGGTGAGCCTGACGCGGGAAGGCGAGGAGGGGGTGCTGGTGGTGGAGGACAACGCGGGAGGCGTGGACCCCGGGCTCGAGCCGCGCCTGTGGGAGCCCTTCGCGACGGGCCGGGCGAAGGGAATCGGCCTGGGGTTGCCCATGGCACGCTCCTCCGTCGAAGCTCATGGGGGAAGCCTGACCTATCTCCGCCGTCCGCAGGGCAGCCGCTTCACGCTTCGGCTGCCCCTGGAGCGCACGCCATGA
- a CDS encoding sulfite exporter TauE/SafE family protein encodes MTPFLFTLVVLCFSVGAGLLGSLLGIGGGLILIPVLTLWLKVDIHYAVGASIVSVIATSSGAAAAYVRDRMANMRVAMFLELATTAGALTGAYLAGLVAGRVVYLVFGTVMAYSALAMLRRMQAHEETLVPADALADRLALHGSYWDEASGREVPYRVTRPLLGLGLMYVAGTVSGLLGIGSGALKVPAMDLAMRLPLKVSTATSNFMIGVTAAASAGVYFARGYIDPFIAGPVCVGVTLGAWLGSRHLMSRMNNTWLRGLFVLVLLWVAYEMLHKGWVS; translated from the coding sequence ATGACTCCCTTCCTCTTCACGCTCGTCGTCCTCTGCTTCTCCGTGGGCGCGGGACTGCTGGGCTCCCTGCTGGGCATTGGCGGCGGGCTCATCCTGATTCCCGTCCTCACGCTGTGGCTGAAGGTGGACATCCACTACGCGGTGGGGGCGTCCATCGTCTCCGTCATCGCCACCTCCAGCGGCGCGGCGGCGGCGTACGTGCGGGACAGGATGGCCAACATGCGGGTGGCCATGTTCCTGGAGCTGGCCACCACGGCGGGCGCGCTCACCGGCGCGTACCTGGCCGGCCTCGTCGCCGGGCGCGTGGTGTACCTCGTCTTCGGCACCGTGATGGCGTACTCGGCGCTGGCCATGCTCCGGCGGATGCAGGCGCATGAAGAGACGCTGGTGCCCGCGGACGCGCTGGCGGACCGGCTGGCGCTGCACGGCAGCTACTGGGACGAGGCCTCCGGGCGCGAGGTGCCCTACCGCGTCACCCGGCCGCTGCTGGGGCTGGGGCTGATGTACGTGGCGGGCACGGTGAGCGGGCTTCTGGGCATCGGCTCGGGGGCGCTGAAGGTGCCGGCCATGGACCTGGCCATGCGGCTGCCGCTGAAGGTGTCCACCGCCACCAGCAACTTCATGATTGGCGTGACGGCGGCGGCCAGCGCGGGCGTCTACTTCGCACGCGGCTACATCGACCCGTTCATCGCGGGGCCGGTGTGCGTGGGCGTCACGCTGGGCGCGTGGCTGGGCTCGCGCCACCTGATGTCGCGGATGAACAACACCTGGCTGCGCGGGCTCTTCGTCCTCGTGCTGCTGTGGGTGGCGTATGAGATGTTGCACAAGGGGTGGGTGTCATGA
- a CDS encoding carbonic anhydrase, whose protein sequence is MKKLIRGLLDFQLNARPGYRDVFAKLAKGQYPDCLFISCADSRVVPNLLVSMDPGDLFVVRNVGNLVPPSDADGHSTGDQSEPAALEFSLQHLPVEDVVICGHSSCGAMKAILAGGVGPETPNLAHWLTHGQGALRALRAGSPVGEGLPEHDRLSQLNVLQQLEHIRTYPLVKERLAAGTLRLHGWWFDIAHAQVHAWRPTQGRFVPMDELVGEALLRELGGGTSMTDAEPSANDAAGPKSATPPWLSVANGR, encoded by the coding sequence GTGAAGAAGCTCATCCGTGGTCTGCTCGACTTCCAGCTCAACGCCCGTCCGGGGTACCGCGACGTCTTCGCGAAGCTGGCCAAGGGCCAGTATCCCGACTGCCTGTTCATCTCCTGCGCGGACAGCCGCGTGGTGCCGAACCTGCTCGTGTCCATGGACCCGGGAGACCTGTTCGTGGTCCGCAACGTGGGCAACCTGGTGCCGCCCTCGGACGCCGACGGCCACTCCACGGGAGACCAGTCCGAGCCCGCGGCGCTGGAGTTCTCGCTGCAGCACCTGCCGGTGGAGGACGTGGTCATCTGCGGCCACTCGAGCTGCGGCGCGATGAAGGCCATCCTGGCGGGAGGCGTGGGGCCGGAGACGCCCAACCTGGCCCACTGGCTCACGCACGGCCAGGGCGCGCTGCGCGCGCTGCGCGCCGGGAGCCCGGTGGGCGAGGGGCTGCCGGAGCATGACCGGCTCTCCCAGCTCAACGTCCTCCAGCAGCTGGAGCACATCAGGACGTACCCGCTGGTGAAGGAGCGGCTCGCGGCGGGCACGCTCCGGCTGCATGGCTGGTGGTTCGACATCGCCCATGCCCAGGTCCACGCCTGGCGCCCCACGCAGGGCCGCTTCGTCCCCATGGACGAGCTGGTGGGGGAGGCGCTGCTGCGGGAGCTGGGCGGGGGCACGTCCATGACGGACGCCGAGCCCTCGGCGAATGACGCCGCGGGGCCGAAGTCCGCTACGCCCCCGTGGCTCTCCGTCGCCAACGGGCGCTGA
- a CDS encoding response regulator yields the protein MSHVLIVDDEQDLAELIDFNLRGAGFTTRVAHTGEVAQAAAREQKPDLVLLDLMLPDMSGMDVCRQLRASTLTRDVLIVMLTAKGEEADRIRGFEAGADDYVVKPFSVRELVLRLKAILRRGSTPADGVAPRIIGALKLDVGAHRFYVEGKEVQLTALEFRLLEYLMTRPGRVQTRDQLLEEVWGLSSSLETRTIDTHVMRLRDKLGPARALLETVRGVGYRIIDPSAA from the coding sequence ATGTCCCATGTCCTCATCGTCGACGACGAGCAAGACCTCGCGGAGCTGATCGACTTCAACCTGCGCGGCGCGGGCTTCACCACGCGCGTCGCCCACACCGGCGAGGTCGCCCAGGCCGCCGCCCGCGAGCAGAAACCAGACCTGGTGCTCCTGGATTTGATGCTGCCGGACATGTCCGGCATGGACGTCTGCCGGCAACTCCGCGCCTCCACCCTGACGCGCGACGTCCTCATCGTCATGCTCACCGCCAAGGGCGAGGAGGCGGACCGCATCCGCGGCTTCGAGGCGGGCGCGGATGACTACGTCGTCAAGCCCTTCAGCGTGCGCGAGCTGGTGCTGCGCCTCAAGGCCATCCTCCGCCGCGGCAGCACGCCCGCGGACGGCGTCGCGCCCCGCATCATCGGCGCCCTCAAGCTGGACGTGGGCGCCCACCGCTTCTACGTCGAGGGCAAGGAGGTGCAGCTCACCGCGCTCGAGTTCCGCCTCCTGGAGTACCTGATGACGCGGCCGGGCCGCGTCCAGACACGAGACCAGCTCCTCGAGGAGGTCTGGGGCCTGTCCTCCTCCCTGGAGACCCGCACCATCGACACGCACGTCATGCGCCTGCGCGACAAGCTCGGTCCGGCGCGCGCGCTGCTGGAGACGGTGCGCGGGGTCGGCTACCGCATCATCGACCCCTCCGCCGCGTGA
- a CDS encoding SulP family inorganic anion transporter has product MEKLKSPGNGAAAWKSLVADLPASLVVFLVALPLCMGIALASGAPIISGLIAGVVGGLVVGLFGGAPLQVSGPAAGLAVMVFGFIQQLGLTTTFAVVAAAGVLQMLLGGLKVARAALAISPAVIHGMLAGIGILIVLGQVHIVLGGAPQSSAWQNLKELPGQLADLHGPAAMLGLLTIGLLVLWQVMPVKRLKAVPGPLVAVVGATAVAALWGADVTRVQLPENLLGNFQLPSLPEGNWGVFAGAVLSLALVASAESLLCAVATDKMHSGPRANLDKELFAQGLANTVSGLVGGLPISGVIVRSAANVGAGAKTRMSGFMHGVWLLLFVTLLGSVAGLVPLTVLAGLLVVVGVKLVNVDHIRELHHRGELPVYLVTVAGVVGINLLAGIGLGLLVAMLRLLWHLGSVRVDVRKKGEAYQVSVSGALTFVGVPRLSTALAQVPTGARVELDLALETLDHSGHEALENWCDTHRKTGGSVSSESLEEIWTHKGTRRSAASALAERVSSNNLVSGGAQ; this is encoded by the coding sequence ATGGAGAAGTTGAAGAGTCCTGGGAATGGAGCGGCCGCATGGAAGTCGCTCGTCGCGGACCTGCCTGCCTCCCTGGTGGTCTTTCTGGTGGCCCTGCCCCTGTGCATGGGCATCGCGCTCGCGTCGGGCGCGCCCATCATCTCCGGCCTGATTGCCGGCGTGGTGGGAGGGCTGGTGGTCGGGTTGTTCGGTGGCGCGCCGCTCCAGGTGAGCGGGCCCGCGGCCGGGCTGGCGGTGATGGTCTTCGGTTTCATTCAACAATTGGGGCTGACGACGACGTTCGCCGTCGTCGCGGCGGCGGGGGTGCTGCAGATGCTCCTGGGCGGGCTGAAGGTGGCGCGCGCGGCGCTGGCCATCTCCCCGGCCGTCATCCACGGCATGCTGGCGGGCATCGGCATCCTCATCGTCCTGGGACAGGTGCACATCGTCCTGGGCGGCGCGCCGCAGTCCAGCGCGTGGCAGAACCTGAAGGAGCTGCCGGGGCAGTTGGCGGACCTGCATGGCCCTGCGGCGATGCTGGGGCTGCTGACCATTGGCCTGCTCGTGCTGTGGCAGGTGATGCCGGTGAAGCGGCTGAAGGCGGTGCCCGGCCCGCTGGTGGCCGTGGTGGGCGCCACGGCGGTGGCGGCGCTGTGGGGCGCGGATGTGACGCGCGTGCAGCTGCCGGAGAACCTGCTGGGCAACTTCCAGCTCCCGTCGCTGCCCGAGGGTAACTGGGGCGTGTTCGCGGGCGCCGTCCTGTCGCTGGCGCTGGTGGCCAGCGCGGAGTCGCTGCTGTGCGCGGTGGCCACGGACAAGATGCACTCGGGGCCGCGCGCCAACCTGGACAAGGAGCTGTTCGCGCAGGGGCTGGCGAACACCGTGTCCGGCCTCGTCGGTGGGCTGCCCATCTCCGGCGTCATCGTGCGCAGCGCGGCGAACGTCGGTGCCGGCGCGAAGACGCGGATGTCTGGCTTCATGCACGGCGTGTGGCTGCTGCTCTTCGTCACGCTGCTGGGCTCCGTCGCGGGCCTGGTGCCCCTGACGGTGCTGGCCGGCCTGCTCGTGGTGGTCGGCGTGAAGCTGGTGAACGTGGACCACATCCGTGAGCTGCACCACCGCGGCGAGCTGCCCGTCTACCTCGTCACCGTCGCGGGCGTCGTCGGCATCAACCTGCTGGCGGGCATCGGACTGGGGCTGCTCGTGGCGATGCTGCGGCTGTTGTGGCACCTGGGCAGCGTCCGCGTGGACGTGCGCAAGAAGGGCGAGGCGTATCAGGTCAGCGTGTCGGGTGCGCTCACCTTCGTGGGCGTGCCGCGGCTGTCCACGGCGCTGGCGCAGGTGCCCACCGGCGCGCGGGTGGAGCTGGACCTGGCGCTGGAGACGCTGGACCACTCCGGGCACGAGGCCCTGGAGAACTGGTGTGACACGCACCGCAAGACGGGCGGCAGCGTGAGCAGTGAGTCGCTGGAGGAGATCTGGACCCACAAGGGCACCCGCAGGTCGGCCGCGTCGGCCCTGGCCGAGCGGGTCTCTTCGAACAATCTCGTTTCTGGAGGTGCACAGTGA
- a CDS encoding sigma-54-dependent transcriptional regulator — protein sequence MSTHLLLVDDDRTFAALAASVLRQEGFRVTTTHSLHDARAALSREAPDVVVLDRRLPDGDGIDFLPELRTQFPDTSVLLVTAHGDIANAVEAIKAGARDYLSKPVELDDLVLRARRAAADLQLHERLRQAESELGGRHRLLRPRSPAMSAALQMLERIATAPRSAVLLLGETGVGKEVIARHLHALRGGQGPFVHVNCAALPATMVESELFGHERGAFTDARAARRGLVEVANGGVLFLDEVGELPLGLQAKLLTFLDQGAFRRLGGTVELQSTARVVAATNRDLTREVAEGRFREDLYFRLSVFRVELPPLRERREDVLPLAESLVAELCAELGRRPVGFSPAAVKRLERYPFPGNVRELRNVLERALVLETGPALELQALEPRGDAAPSPTDPDAFVVPGPPRPLEEVERLYVRHVLGRLDGRRMEAARALGLSYPTFLRRLGEE from the coding sequence ATGAGCACCCATCTGCTGCTGGTGGACGATGACCGGACCTTCGCCGCGCTGGCCGCGTCAGTGCTCCGGCAGGAAGGCTTCCGGGTGACGACGACGCACTCGCTCCACGACGCGCGCGCGGCCCTCTCCCGCGAGGCGCCGGACGTGGTGGTGCTGGACAGGCGCCTGCCCGACGGGGACGGCATCGACTTCCTCCCCGAGCTGCGCACCCAGTTCCCGGACACCTCCGTGCTGCTGGTGACGGCGCACGGGGACATCGCCAACGCGGTGGAGGCCATCAAGGCGGGCGCGCGCGACTACCTGTCCAAGCCGGTGGAGCTGGACGACCTGGTGCTGCGCGCGCGCCGGGCCGCCGCGGACCTGCAACTGCACGAGCGGCTGCGGCAGGCGGAGAGCGAGCTGGGCGGCCGGCACCGGCTCTTGCGTCCCCGCTCTCCGGCGATGTCGGCCGCGCTGCAGATGCTGGAGCGCATCGCGACGGCGCCGCGCAGCGCGGTGCTGCTGCTGGGCGAGACGGGGGTGGGCAAGGAGGTGATTGCCCGTCACCTGCACGCCCTGCGCGGAGGCCAGGGGCCCTTCGTCCACGTCAACTGCGCGGCGCTGCCCGCGACGATGGTGGAGAGTGAGCTGTTCGGCCACGAGCGCGGCGCCTTCACCGACGCGCGCGCGGCCCGGCGCGGCCTGGTGGAGGTGGCCAATGGCGGCGTGCTCTTCCTCGACGAGGTCGGCGAGCTGCCGCTCGGCCTCCAGGCGAAGCTGCTCACCTTCCTGGACCAGGGGGCGTTCCGCCGCCTGGGTGGCACCGTGGAGCTGCAGAGCACCGCGCGCGTGGTGGCCGCCACCAACCGCGACCTCACACGCGAGGTGGCCGAGGGCCGCTTCCGCGAGGACCTCTACTTCCGCCTGAGCGTCTTCCGGGTGGAGCTGCCGCCCCTGCGCGAGCGGCGCGAGGACGTGCTGCCGCTGGCGGAGTCGCTGGTGGCGGAGCTGTGCGCCGAGCTGGGGCGCAGGCCCGTGGGCTTCTCGCCCGCGGCCGTCAAACGGCTGGAGCGCTACCCCTTCCCGGGCAACGTGCGCGAGCTGCGCAACGTGCTGGAGCGCGCGCTGGTGCTGGAGACGGGGCCCGCCCTGGAGCTGCAGGCGCTGGAGCCGCGCGGTGACGCCGCGCCGTCCCCGACGGACCCGGACGCCTTCGTGGTACCGGGCCCGCCCCGCCCGCTGGAGGAGGTGGAGCGCCTCTACGTCCGCCACGTCCTCGGCCGGCTCGACGGACGGAGGATGGAGGCCGCCCGGGCGCTCGGGCTGTCGTACCCCACCTTCCTCCGCCGACTCGGCGAGGAGTGA
- a CDS encoding porin has translation MRNLLVALLTLTSSAALAQAAEPQPGTADATPPATETPATAEAPAEPTVDERMTTTEGKVSSLEEQNIETKNDLSALKKLKISGYVQARYQYQEPLDDTGTGGFSRFGVRRGRLKTTYTTDWAQMMLQIDAVPDTGVTVRDAEATLYIPGTKQQMALTLGQMKWPFGYEAVQSSSDREIPERSRVIRAFLPDERDRGAKFSSRFYKGLLNVAVGAFDGNGIFNQGFIGTDNDKEKDVIGRAGFDMKWLSGGVSGWYGHTLGRKPTDTYRVAYDRNRIGLDAQMYLDVLPFGGTAIKGEYINGTTYSKSSGSTKVDQLGVPASGWYGLVVQNVGLTDAVAVRYDYFDPENGRPNLETPEHKPGPNNSVGTLAVALLHYFSENLKATVAYELPMTAAPGTAEDPHDNLLTLQLQARY, from the coding sequence ATGCGCAATCTCCTCGTTGCATTGCTCACCCTGACCTCCAGCGCGGCCCTGGCCCAGGCTGCGGAGCCCCAGCCCGGCACGGCCGACGCGACGCCCCCCGCCACCGAGACGCCCGCGACCGCCGAGGCCCCCGCGGAGCCCACCGTCGATGAGCGGATGACCACCACCGAGGGCAAGGTCTCCTCGCTGGAGGAGCAGAACATCGAGACGAAGAACGACCTGTCCGCGCTCAAGAAGCTGAAGATCTCCGGCTACGTCCAGGCCCGCTACCAGTACCAGGAGCCCCTGGACGACACCGGCACGGGCGGCTTCAGCCGCTTCGGCGTGCGCCGTGGCCGCCTCAAGACGACCTACACCACGGACTGGGCGCAGATGATGCTGCAGATCGACGCGGTGCCCGACACCGGCGTGACGGTCCGCGACGCCGAGGCCACGCTCTACATCCCCGGGACGAAGCAGCAGATGGCCCTCACCCTGGGCCAGATGAAGTGGCCCTTCGGCTACGAGGCCGTGCAGTCGTCCAGCGACCGCGAGATTCCCGAGCGCAGCCGCGTCATCCGCGCCTTCCTCCCCGACGAGCGGGACCGCGGCGCGAAGTTCTCCAGCCGGTTCTACAAGGGCCTGCTGAACGTCGCCGTCGGCGCCTTCGACGGCAACGGCATCTTCAACCAGGGCTTCATCGGCACGGACAACGACAAGGAGAAGGACGTCATCGGCCGCGCCGGCTTCGACATGAAGTGGCTCTCCGGTGGCGTCTCCGGCTGGTATGGCCACACCCTGGGCCGCAAGCCCACGGACACCTACCGCGTCGCGTATGACCGCAACCGCATCGGGCTGGACGCGCAGATGTACCTGGACGTGCTCCCCTTCGGCGGCACCGCCATCAAGGGCGAGTACATCAACGGCACGACGTACTCGAAGAGCTCGGGCAGCACGAAGGTGGATCAGCTCGGCGTGCCGGCCAGCGGCTGGTACGGGCTGGTGGTGCAGAACGTGGGCCTGACGGACGCCGTCGCCGTCCGCTACGACTACTTCGACCCCGAGAACGGCCGCCCCAACCTCGAAACCCCCGAGCACAAGCCCGGCCCCAACAACTCGGTGGGCACGCTCGCCGTCGCCCTGCTCCACTACTTCTCGGAGAACCTCAAGGCCACCGTCGCCTACGAGCTGCCGATGACGGCCGCGCCCGGCACCGCCGAGGACCCGCACGACAACCTGCTCACCCTCCAGCTCCAGGCCCGCTACTAG
- a CDS encoding phosphate ABC transporter substrate-binding protein, whose protein sequence is MKTFLKSLVAVFLLAVPLAAQAGNVTVKGSDTMVILGQRWAEEFMKKTAATKVQVTGGGSGTGLAALQNGTTDIAMSSREMKDAEGEKLRTRYNTTGVEIAVAKDGVTFYVNGSNPVNSLTMEQLRGIYLGDITNWKEVGGPDAPIVVYSRENSSGTYVFVKDNVLNGEDYTSSAQTLPGTAAVVNAVAKEKNGIGYGGAAYAKGIKELKVKKGNEEIAPTAENIKNGKYPLSRDLYFYLRNKPSGEVKAFIDFALSAEGQAIVTKVGYFPVK, encoded by the coding sequence ATGAAGACCTTCCTCAAGTCACTCGTCGCGGTGTTCCTGCTGGCAGTGCCCCTGGCCGCCCAGGCGGGCAACGTCACCGTGAAGGGCTCGGACACCATGGTCATCCTCGGCCAGCGCTGGGCCGAGGAGTTCATGAAGAAGACCGCCGCCACCAAGGTGCAGGTGACGGGCGGCGGCTCCGGCACCGGCCTGGCGGCCCTGCAGAACGGCACCACGGACATCGCCATGTCCAGCCGCGAGATGAAGGACGCCGAGGGCGAGAAGCTGCGCACCCGCTACAACACCACCGGTGTGGAAATCGCGGTGGCCAAGGACGGCGTCACCTTCTACGTCAACGGCTCCAACCCGGTGAACTCGCTCACCATGGAGCAGCTGCGCGGCATCTACCTGGGAGACATCACCAATTGGAAGGAAGTGGGCGGCCCGGACGCGCCCATCGTCGTCTACTCCCGTGAGAACTCCTCCGGCACCTACGTGTTCGTGAAGGACAACGTCCTCAACGGCGAGGACTACACCTCCTCCGCCCAGACGCTGCCCGGCACCGCCGCGGTGGTGAACGCCGTCGCCAAGGAGAAGAACGGCATCGGCTACGGCGGCGCCGCGTACGCCAAGGGCATCAAGGAGCTGAAGGTCAAGAAGGGCAACGAGGAGATCGCCCCCACCGCGGAGAACATCAAGAACGGCAAGTACCCGCTCTCGCGCGACCTCTACTTCTACCTGCGCAACAAGCCCTCTGGCGAGGTCAAGGCCTTCATCGACTTCGCCCTCTCGGCCGAGGGGCAGGCCATCGTCACCAAGGTCGGCTACTTCCCCGTGAAGTAG